The following DNA comes from Paenibacillus crassostreae.
GTTGAATTCCCCAGCGGTTCCCAGGAAGAACAGGCCGTGAACGCCTTTGTCAATCAAGTTGTTGATTAGAAGTTCCATCCCGTCACGATCAAATTTATGCTTCTCATTCAAAATAGTAGGGACAGGGGGGATAATGCCGGCATTTGTATGAATAAATTTATTTTTCATTTGTTTTTACCTCCTAGTTTGATATTATAAACTTGTGATTATTATATTGAACCTTGTGAGGATTATCAATTGTTGTTTTTAAGAGAGGGGATTGAAGGGGTGGACCGTAAATATTGGGTTCCCGCGTTAGAACGAGCCGATATGATTCTGACGGCGATTGCCAGGAAGCCGGGGGAATATAAAATGACCGATCTGTGCGAGGCCACAGCGATCAACAAAAGCTCAATGTTTTCCTTGTTACGGACGATGGAGGCTTTGAACTGGGTGAGTAAGGATGAGAAGGAAGCCTATGCCCTCGGAGCGGGAATGGCTTATCTCAATTCGGTGTTTATTGAATCGCATAAACAGAATTACAATTTGGTTGAGCAATTTTTGCAGGCTTCAATAGAGAGTGTCAAAAGCATCGGGGAGACCTTCCAGTTGTCCGTTCTGGACAGGAATGAAATCATATATCTAGCTAAACAGGAAGGGCCATCGCTGGTGAAGCTGGAGTCAAGTCCAGGCATGCGTTTTCCGGCCCATGCGACAGCGATGGGTAAGATGTTGCTTGCACTGCTTCCGCTTGAAGAACTGGAGAAGCAGTATCCAGACAAGATTTTATCTCCTGTAACATCTCATACCGTGACAGACTGGAAGGAATTCATGGTGAAAATGGCTGAAATCCGCTCCAATGGGTATGCGGTAGATGACGAAGAGATTATTCAGGGAATTTGCTGTGTAGCTGCTCCGATTACCGATTCTTCCGGAAGAGCCGTTGCTGCAGTGAGCACCTCTATGATGCGGCATGCTTACTTGGATAAACAGGATGCAGCGCTTCAGGAAGTCAAGCGGTTGGGGAAAAGCCTGTCTCTTGCTTAACATTTCGGTGCTTGCTCTACATTACAAGGTAGAAAGAAGGGCTTACAATGGAACTTAGCTTGCCAGAAATTATGAGGGAGAACTCAGGACAGTCCATACCTGTCGATACCGTTGCCGAAGGACCATCCGGCAGCCTCCCGATTACAGGTGATATGCTGCGGAATGCGCCGAGCGGTGAAATCTTCGGCATGACCCAGAATACGGGGATGGGCTGGAATCCGCTACTTTTAAATGGGTCGCAATATCTCATCTTGGGTACGATGGGGGGTATCCGGCGAGAGGACGGCAGTCCGATTGCCCTTGGATACCATACGGGCCATTGGGAAATCGGCTTGATGATGGAAGAGGTTGCTCACGAGATCACCGCACATCAAGGGATTCCGTTTGCTGGCTATGTCAGCGATCCCTGTGACGGCCGCTCCCAGGGGACAACGGGAATGTTCGATTCCCTGCCCTACCGGAACGATGCTGCTATGGTGCTACGTCGCTTAATCCGCTCTCTGCCTACACGCAAAGGAGTGATTGGTGTAGCCACCTGCGATAAAGGGCTACCCGCCATGATGCTTGCCTTGGCTGGCATGCGTGATCTTCCGGGGATTATTGTGCCGGGAGGTGTATCTCTGCCGCCTATTCACGGGGAAGATGCCGGTAAAGTGCAAAGCATCGGGGCGAGATTCAGTAATGGGGAACTGTCCTTGGAAGACGCAGCAGACCTCGGGTGCCGCGCCTGCGCAACTCCCGGCGGTGGATGTCAATTTCTAGGTACCGCCGCAACAGCACAAGTGGTCGCCGAAGCGCTAGGCATGTCGGTTCCCCATTCCGCTCTGGCCCCTTCAGGACAACCTGTATGGAAGAACATGGGGCGCCAATCTGCCCGCGCACTACTGCAAATGGAGCGTAGCGGAATGGTTATGAAGGATATTCTGACAGACCGAGCAATACGCAATGCCATGGTGGTTCATGCTGCATTCGGAGGATCTACAAATCTATTGCTTCATTTGCCCGCCATTGCACATGCGGCAGGACTAAGCATTCCGACCGTCGAAGACTGGAACGACGTCAACCGGAAGGTACCTCGTCTGGTCAGCGTGTTGCCGAACGGGCCGGTTCCGCACCCGACGATCCGCGTGTTTCTTGCGGGAGGCGTCCCCGAAGTCATGCTGCATTTGCGCCGACTGGGACTAATTGATGATTCCGTTCTTACGGTAACAGGGAGGACCCTTGGAGAAAACCTCGATTGGTGGGAAACCTCGGAAAGACGTCAGGACATGCGAAACCGATTGATTGAGGCTGATGGCATCGATCCGGATACCGTCATTATGAGTCCCCAAGAGGCGAAGAAACAGGGAATGGCCTCTACAATGACCTTTCCAACCGGAAATCTGGCTCCGCAGGGCTCGGTCATCAAGTCGGCAGCGATTGATCCCTCTGTTCTGGACAGTGAAGGCGTCTATCGGCATACAGGAAGAGTTAAAGTATTTACTGCGGAAAAAGATGCGATCCGAAGCATTAAGCTTGGACATATCCAGGCGGGAGATATCCTTGCCGTCATCGGTCGTGGACCCAGCGGTACCGGAATGGAAGAAACGTATCAGTTAACATCCGCGTTGAAGCATCTTCCCTTCGGCAAGTACGTTACTCTGATTACGGATGCCCGCTTCTCTGGGGTCTCTACAGGAGCATGCATTGGGCATATCGGTCCGGAAGCACTAGCTGGAGGCCCTCTTGGTAGACTCAGAGACGGTGACTGGATAGAGATTATTGTCGATACAGTTAAGCTTGAAGGAAGTGTGAATCTAGTTGGTGACGGGGAGCAATCGGGTAGTACGCAAGACGGAGCTGAACTTCTGGCTGTCCGCAGTGAGCATCCGTTCTTGGCCGTTGATCCGGGATTGCCGGACGATACTAGACTATGGGCTGCGCTACAGTCCGTAAGTGGCGGAACCTGGCAGGGCTGTGTCTATGATACCGATAAAATTATTGCCGCCTTAGATGCGGGCCGGCAAGCATTGGGGTGGAAATAATGAATAGAAATATAATTCAAAATCCGATTCTCCGCGGCTTTCATCCGGACCCATCGATCTGCAGAGTGGGAGAAGATTATTACATTGCCACATCTACATTCGAATGGTTTCCTGGCGTCCTCATTCACCATTCCCGCGATCTAGTTCATTGGCGTCCACTTACGCATGCGCTTACAAGACAATCACAATTGGATATGGAAGGGGATCTGGACTCCGGCGGTGTGTGGGCCCCGTGCCTCAGCTATGACAATGGAACCTTCTACCTCATCTATACCGATGTCAAAAGCAGACAGGGGGCATTCAAAGATACACCGAATTATCTGGTCACCGCTCCGAGTATCGAGGGTCCTTGGTCTGAACCGCTCTATCTGAACAGTAGCGGCTTTGACCCTTCTCTGTTCCACGATACCGACGGACGCAAATGGCTGATCAATATGTTATGGGATCACCGAACGTACAAGAACAGCTTCGCTGGGATAGTGCTACAGGAATATTCTACAGAGCTGGGGCAACTGATGGGTCCAGTGCTTCCTATCTATAGAGGGACAGAACTAAGGCTGACGGAAGGCCCTCATTTATACCATAAAGACGGCTGGTATTACCTCATTACAGCAGAAGGAGGCACTCAGTATGATCATGCAGTGACGGTAGCTCGGTCGAGGAATATTGAGGGTCCTTATGAAACTGATCCAAGCAATCCGGTCCTGACCTCTGCCGGCGATAGAGGGTTAGAACTGCAAAAGGCGGGGCATGCCTGTCTTGTTCAGACCCATACGGATGAGTGGTACATGGTCCATTTGTGCGGTCGACCGGTAAAGGATAAGTATTGCAACTTGGGCAGAGAAACTGCGATTCAGCGTTGTCGATTCACAAAGGATGAATGGCTGGCACTTGAGGATGGAGGCAACCGACCCTCCATTACCGTACAAGGTCCGAATATTCCGAGCCAACCCTTTGAGCTACCTGCTGAGAGAGATGATTTTAACTCGTCGGAGCTAGATATTCGCTGGAGTACCCTACGTGTTCCAGCCGATGACGCCTGGCTATCGCTTAAAGAACGGCGAGGTTTCTTACGTTTAAGAGGGAGAGAATCGATGAGTTCCATGCACCGCCAAAGTCTGGTTGCGTTGCGCCAGCAGGATTTTTACTGCAGCGCCGAAACTGAAATTGTATTCGAGCCGGAGCATTTTCAGCAGATGGCGGGGCTTATTGTTTACTATGATACGAAGGATTATGTCTATTTGCGAATCAGTCATGATGAGGAATTGGGGAAATGCTTGGGCATTGTTCGTTCCAAGGATGGTGTTTATGAGGATACTTTGTGTGCTGAGGTTCCCTTACGGCCCGGCGCGAGTTGCAAGTTGAAAGTGGTAATGGAGCGTGAGTTCATCCAGTTTTATTATAATGCTTCAGATTCTGGGTGGGAGAAGATTGGCTCAAGTCTGGATATCTCTCATTTATCTGATGATTTTCCGAGTTATATCAGATTTACGGGAACCTTTATCGGCATGTGCGTCCAGGACCTCGCTGGGACATTCAATGCCGCAGATTTTGATTATTTTGAGTACAAACAATAATAGGTTAATTTTTATTAGGTAGAGGTTATTTCGTAAAACACTGTTACGCTAACGAAAGTCGGTTGCTCAATAAATGCACAAAGGCAGAATAGTATCAATGTAACGAAACGTAAAATTCGCAATCTTGGTATATCCATCGGAAGCAATGGTAATTTACATCAGACGAGTATGGCTACCTCCGCGTGGGATTGAAATA
Coding sequences within:
- a CDS encoding IclR family transcriptional regulator encodes the protein MDRKYWVPALERADMILTAIARKPGEYKMTDLCEATAINKSSMFSLLRTMEALNWVSKDEKEAYALGAGMAYLNSVFIESHKQNYNLVEQFLQASIESVKSIGETFQLSVLDRNEIIYLAKQEGPSLVKLESSPGMRFPAHATAMGKMLLALLPLEELEKQYPDKILSPVTSHTVTDWKEFMVKMAEIRSNGYAVDDEEIIQGICCVAAPITDSSGRAVAAVSTSMMRHAYLDKQDAALQEVKRLGKSLSLA
- a CDS encoding glycoside hydrolase family 43 protein gives rise to the protein MNRNIIQNPILRGFHPDPSICRVGEDYYIATSTFEWFPGVLIHHSRDLVHWRPLTHALTRQSQLDMEGDLDSGGVWAPCLSYDNGTFYLIYTDVKSRQGAFKDTPNYLVTAPSIEGPWSEPLYLNSSGFDPSLFHDTDGRKWLINMLWDHRTYKNSFAGIVLQEYSTELGQLMGPVLPIYRGTELRLTEGPHLYHKDGWYYLITAEGGTQYDHAVTVARSRNIEGPYETDPSNPVLTSAGDRGLELQKAGHACLVQTHTDEWYMVHLCGRPVKDKYCNLGRETAIQRCRFTKDEWLALEDGGNRPSITVQGPNIPSQPFELPAERDDFNSSELDIRWSTLRVPADDAWLSLKERRGFLRLRGRESMSSMHRQSLVALRQQDFYCSAETEIVFEPEHFQQMAGLIVYYDTKDYVYLRISHDEELGKCLGIVRSKDGVYEDTLCAEVPLRPGASCKLKVVMEREFIQFYYNASDSGWEKIGSSLDISHLSDDFPSYIRFTGTFIGMCVQDLAGTFNAADFDYFEYKQ
- a CDS encoding YjhG/YagF family D-xylonate dehydratase, giving the protein MELSLPEIMRENSGQSIPVDTVAEGPSGSLPITGDMLRNAPSGEIFGMTQNTGMGWNPLLLNGSQYLILGTMGGIRREDGSPIALGYHTGHWEIGLMMEEVAHEITAHQGIPFAGYVSDPCDGRSQGTTGMFDSLPYRNDAAMVLRRLIRSLPTRKGVIGVATCDKGLPAMMLALAGMRDLPGIIVPGGVSLPPIHGEDAGKVQSIGARFSNGELSLEDAADLGCRACATPGGGCQFLGTAATAQVVAEALGMSVPHSALAPSGQPVWKNMGRQSARALLQMERSGMVMKDILTDRAIRNAMVVHAAFGGSTNLLLHLPAIAHAAGLSIPTVEDWNDVNRKVPRLVSVLPNGPVPHPTIRVFLAGGVPEVMLHLRRLGLIDDSVLTVTGRTLGENLDWWETSERRQDMRNRLIEADGIDPDTVIMSPQEAKKQGMASTMTFPTGNLAPQGSVIKSAAIDPSVLDSEGVYRHTGRVKVFTAEKDAIRSIKLGHIQAGDILAVIGRGPSGTGMEETYQLTSALKHLPFGKYVTLITDARFSGVSTGACIGHIGPEALAGGPLGRLRDGDWIEIIVDTVKLEGSVNLVGDGEQSGSTQDGAELLAVRSEHPFLAVDPGLPDDTRLWAALQSVSGGTWQGCVYDTDKIIAALDAGRQALGWK